A single genomic interval of Brevibacillus brevis harbors:
- a CDS encoding TetR/AcrR family transcriptional regulator encodes MKRTSNRDHVIVTASDLFLQKGLMNTSMDDVVAQSKVSKSNIYYHFKSKEELVVAVLGYRINVLRGALEAILQRTDLSVSARVGLIFTTIAEELEGRSCVGGCPILSLLSAQIPEVKARINEFLIEWQNLAEKLLVEGIARGEFKENISIQQTAVLLVTIMEGAMLMAESQGHAQVLVGAGQTLLHLIQV; translated from the coding sequence ATGAAACGAACCTCAAACCGTGACCATGTCATCGTCACTGCATCCGATTTGTTTTTGCAAAAAGGACTCATGAATACCAGCATGGATGACGTCGTAGCACAGAGCAAAGTCTCCAAGTCCAACATTTACTACCACTTCAAAAGCAAGGAGGAGCTCGTCGTAGCTGTACTCGGCTACAGAATCAACGTCCTGAGAGGAGCACTGGAAGCCATCTTGCAACGGACAGACCTGTCTGTTTCCGCACGGGTAGGTCTGATTTTTACCACCATCGCAGAAGAACTGGAGGGCCGCTCCTGTGTAGGAGGCTGTCCGATCCTTTCCTTGCTGTCGGCACAAATACCAGAGGTCAAAGCGCGAATCAACGAGTTCCTGATCGAATGGCAGAACCTAGCGGAAAAGCTGCTCGTGGAGGGAATCGCCCGTGGAGAATTCAAGGAAAATATCTCGATTCAGCAAACGGCAGTCTTGCTCGTGACCATTATGGAGGGAGCGATGCTCATGGCTGAATCGCAGGGTCATGCACAGGTACTCGTAGGCGCAGGTCAGACACTTCTACACTTGATTCAAGTGTAG
- a CDS encoding DUF2785 domain-containing protein, protein MSDTRTQLILDLQRLEQEQYLIREGEQLEDFVGLLLQYIGDPDPELRDNLIYPAFYYWILDEDKLTEAQLRSLLRELTDEKHLFYQIGSEGDPSVFTRTFSSLPIALILRRHRQKPFLELADFQHVKNAMLRYFQEEKDLRGYLSEGGWAHSTAHGADVFVELVQCPESDEAVQRDVLQAIQGVLHNGKHIFNDEEDERLASIVDTMIDKGLLSEQELADWINGLASCAELPKSRTQVIARVNSKNFLRCLYLRRARDSRENELVIAMLAALTKCNRLAIS, encoded by the coding sequence ATGAGCGATACAAGAACCCAGCTTATACTGGACCTGCAAAGATTGGAGCAGGAACAATACCTGATTCGTGAAGGGGAACAACTGGAGGATTTCGTCGGACTATTGCTACAATACATTGGGGACCCTGACCCGGAATTGCGGGATAATCTCATCTACCCGGCATTTTATTATTGGATTCTCGACGAGGACAAGCTGACGGAGGCGCAATTGCGCAGCCTCCTGCGAGAACTGACCGACGAAAAGCATTTGTTCTATCAGATCGGCAGCGAGGGTGATCCATCTGTATTTACGAGGACATTCTCTTCGTTGCCGATTGCATTGATTTTGCGCCGTCACAGACAGAAGCCCTTTTTGGAGCTTGCCGATTTCCAGCACGTCAAAAATGCCATGCTCCGCTATTTTCAAGAGGAGAAGGACTTGCGTGGCTATTTGTCCGAGGGAGGCTGGGCTCACAGTACAGCTCACGGTGCAGACGTATTCGTAGAGCTGGTGCAGTGCCCAGAGAGCGACGAAGCTGTACAGCGAGACGTTCTTCAAGCCATCCAGGGCGTGCTCCATAACGGAAAGCACATTTTCAATGACGAAGAGGACGAACGACTTGCGAGCATCGTAGATACCATGATAGACAAAGGTTTGCTTTCAGAACAGGAACTCGCTGACTGGATCAATGGTCTCGCAAGCTGTGCAGAACTGCCGAAAAGTCGTACTCAGGTTATCGCTAGAGTGAACAGCAAAAACTTTTTGCGTTGCCTATATCTCAGAAGGGCACGAGATAGCCGGGAAAATGAGCTGGTGATTGCCATGCTTGCTGCCTTAACGAAATGTAACAGGCTTGCGATCAGTTAA
- a CDS encoding alpha/beta fold hydrolase → MSRRIHRLYSRKSGAPCVIFLAGMGDSSETWKIVQDRISQEASTLSYDRAGIGRSAAPEVVPRTCRDLVEELYDLLQEIKVETPCILVGHSFGGLVARLFASLYPQLVSGLVLVDAAPEYKELAYEKVLPDNLIAANRDYYENPMQNSEKIDKIRSYQEIDDSFRQSDIPVTIITRGLPDAWDEEWPNEEILAIDQRLQADFTRLSMSNKQRMATRSGHYIHHDEPEMVIEEILIMLRGMNT, encoded by the coding sequence ATGTCTCGACGGATACATAGGCTGTATTCACGAAAAAGTGGGGCACCTTGTGTGATCTTCCTAGCAGGAATGGGCGATAGCAGTGAGACATGGAAGATCGTTCAAGACCGCATTTCGCAGGAAGCGTCTACCTTATCCTATGATCGGGCGGGGATCGGTAGGAGTGCAGCACCAGAAGTCGTACCCCGGACATGCCGTGATCTGGTCGAGGAGCTGTATGACTTGCTGCAAGAGATAAAGGTGGAGACGCCTTGTATTTTGGTCGGACATTCTTTTGGCGGTTTGGTTGCCAGATTGTTTGCGAGCCTGTATCCGCAGCTTGTTTCGGGGCTGGTGTTGGTGGACGCTGCTCCTGAATATAAGGAGCTCGCCTATGAAAAGGTTTTGCCTGATAACCTGATCGCAGCCAATCGAGACTATTACGAGAATCCGATGCAAAACAGCGAGAAAATCGATAAGATACGGAGCTATCAAGAAATCGATGACTCTTTTCGGCAAAGCGACATACCTGTCACGATTATTACGAGAGGCTTGCCGGACGCGTGGGACGAGGAGTGGCCGAACGAGGAAATCTTAGCAATCGATCAACGTCTGCAGGCCGATTTCACTAGGCTTTCGATGTCAAACAAGCAAAGAATGGCTACTCGCAGCGGGCATTATATTCACCACGATGAACCGGAAATGGTGATTGAGGAAATTTTGATTATGTTAAGGGGGATGAACACATGA
- a CDS encoding DUF4272 domain-containing protein, with product MNQCTIYVSIQQCEKVVAAIVEAFRDQLVEVSADERAVTVTDKKWFSKSKITFNLMREDDDQEAFLQMKKGMYGYFAQVETVHEKIQQKLLYQITALNVAVGIVASKEFDQKTFAAIMAIAEEVHGIVFLPTGDMLDNQGRLILNTAGESEVDDFLVTVSVDLIDGHIQPSQSGEARKERSIKLLQEQGIPYIPHLPVIVGDEDAVIRSKDEMVQRAIALCLIAVYAGGIAENGQIKEEREFIEGIIEQFGAAEFFTEKERDFLNDPQPDRTDMIQMVWMYECYWVLLWALGYVEELHFPDGICDVNTAIDALRSAGDYDTFYSNAVVRSKQEILDQADLIYRYDWACVDARINNRTVAGGLNDEVVVERHRALNWLVRYMEADWDHVSTDT from the coding sequence ATGAATCAATGTACCATCTATGTCTCCATCCAACAATGCGAGAAAGTCGTCGCTGCGATTGTCGAGGCTTTTCGTGATCAATTGGTAGAGGTATCCGCAGACGAGCGGGCCGTGACCGTGACAGATAAAAAATGGTTTAGCAAGAGCAAGATCACCTTCAATCTTATGCGCGAGGACGATGACCAAGAAGCGTTTCTCCAGATGAAAAAAGGGATGTACGGCTACTTCGCACAGGTTGAAACGGTACACGAGAAAATTCAGCAAAAGCTGTTGTACCAAATTACAGCGCTCAATGTGGCGGTAGGAATCGTGGCGAGCAAGGAATTCGACCAGAAGACGTTTGCGGCCATTATGGCGATTGCCGAAGAAGTACACGGGATCGTCTTTCTTCCTACCGGTGACATGCTGGATAATCAAGGAAGGCTGATTCTCAACACGGCAGGAGAGTCCGAAGTGGACGATTTTCTGGTGACCGTCAGCGTGGATCTGATCGATGGACATATTCAGCCCTCCCAGTCAGGAGAAGCGCGCAAGGAGCGGAGCATCAAGCTATTGCAGGAGCAGGGCATTCCGTACATCCCGCATCTTCCTGTCATCGTAGGGGACGAGGATGCTGTCATCAGGAGCAAGGACGAGATGGTTCAGCGAGCGATTGCCCTATGCTTGATTGCGGTATATGCCGGAGGGATCGCTGAAAACGGACAAATCAAGGAAGAGCGGGAGTTCATCGAGGGAATTATTGAGCAGTTTGGCGCTGCTGAATTCTTTACGGAAAAAGAGAGAGACTTCTTGAATGATCCACAGCCAGACCGAACCGATATGATTCAGATGGTTTGGATGTACGAATGCTACTGGGTACTGCTGTGGGCACTCGGCTATGTGGAAGAGCTCCATTTCCCGGATGGCATTTGTGATGTTAACACCGCGATTGACGCTCTCAGAAGCGCAGGTGACTATGACACCTTCTACAGCAATGCGGTTGTGAGAAGCAAACAAGAGATTCTCGACCAAGCAGATCTAATCTACCGCTATGACTGGGCATGCGTGGATGCGCGGATTAACAATCGCACGGTTGCGGGCGGTTTGAATGATGAAGTAGTCGTTGAAAGACACAGAGCATTGAATTGGCTGGTTCGTTACATGGAGGCTGATTGGGATCATGTCTCGACGGATACATAG
- a CDS encoding suppressor of fused domain protein, protein MKNILVEEFSPICPIQAFVEEDENGVFFYLWDYPGEEHASIRSCWVRNYGPAPDSIDFAAMQDGQAPMLPRDCCAHPDGADRLDPEQLSIVWLEEGDAAALLYEDEVLCVIPGWAGPSPDGSHYPSYARDCTGESDLCFPLGTPESNAMFARIEAAQHFWASWDGNPWPDIQQQFMDAITSTLGPVKQYYGIDGGHWPPKALVTIEKGDITYAMTLGVSILRQPKVEQYTEEPEQLRRFELAFACETKWLAQNEQQLLAYISGQTSLPWSYMTFLAQGHTIPCQEISQINSRFSSMLLAKPEDAPSIPLPLMAGDPVNLLWMIPITSEEQQYAEMHGSEQLIQHSAGDGTDWIFNGESKFMK, encoded by the coding sequence ATGAAAAACATCCTAGTAGAGGAGTTCTCTCCCATTTGTCCGATTCAAGCTTTTGTCGAAGAGGATGAGAATGGCGTCTTTTTTTATTTGTGGGATTATCCCGGTGAGGAGCATGCCAGCATTCGCTCTTGTTGGGTAAGAAATTACGGACCTGCACCGGACTCGATCGATTTCGCTGCCATGCAGGATGGTCAAGCTCCCATGCTTCCACGCGATTGCTGCGCTCATCCAGATGGAGCGGACAGGCTGGACCCGGAGCAGCTCTCGATTGTCTGGCTGGAGGAAGGCGATGCAGCGGCGCTTTTGTACGAGGATGAGGTGCTGTGTGTGATTCCTGGCTGGGCTGGCCCTTCCCCGGACGGCTCGCACTATCCTTCGTATGCGCGAGATTGCACCGGAGAATCTGATTTATGCTTTCCGCTGGGAACACCAGAGTCGAACGCCATGTTTGCCCGTATCGAGGCTGCCCAGCATTTTTGGGCGAGCTGGGATGGCAACCCTTGGCCTGACATCCAGCAGCAGTTCATGGACGCGATTACCTCGACTCTCGGCCCAGTTAAACAGTATTACGGCATCGACGGCGGTCACTGGCCCCCGAAAGCATTGGTGACCATCGAAAAAGGAGACATTACCTATGCGATGACCCTCGGCGTATCCATTTTGCGTCAGCCAAAAGTCGAGCAGTATACAGAAGAGCCAGAGCAATTACGCCGATTCGAGCTGGCCTTTGCCTGCGAAACCAAATGGCTCGCCCAAAACGAGCAGCAATTGCTGGCCTACATCAGCGGCCAAACCTCTCTGCCGTGGTCATATATGACCTTCCTCGCACAAGGTCATACCATTCCGTGCCAGGAAATCAGTCAGATCAACAGCCGCTTCTCCTCCATGCTGCTTGCAAAACCTGAGGATGCACCGAGCATTCCACTTCCGCTCATGGCAGGAGATCCTGTGAATTTGTTATGGATGATTCCGATTACTTCGGAGGAACAGCAGTATGCGGAAATGCATGGTTCTGAGCAATTGATTCAACACTCTGCGGGCGATGGTACGGATTGGATTTTTAACGGGGAATCAAAATTTATGAAATAA